From Pongo pygmaeus isolate AG05252 chromosome 1, NHGRI_mPonPyg2-v2.0_pri, whole genome shotgun sequence, one genomic window encodes:
- the RIIAD1 gene encoding RIIa domain-containing protein 1: protein METLPGLLQRPDPGALSAAQLEQLRKFKIQTRIANEKYLRTHKEVEWLISGFFREIFLKRPDDILKCAADYFTDPRLPNKIHMQLIKDKKAA, encoded by the exons ATGGAGACGCTGCCAGGCTTGCTGCAGCGGCCCGACCCCGGGGCGCTTAGCGCAGCGCAGCTGGAGCAGCTGCGAAAATTCAAG ATTCAGACTCGGATTGCTAACGAAAAGTACCTAAGGACCCACAAAGAAGTAGAGTGGCTCATAAGCGGTTTCTTCAG agaaatatttttgaaaagaccaGACGACATCCTAAAATGTGCTGCAG ACTACTTCACGGATCCAAGACTTCCCAACAAGATTCACATGCAGCTAATTAAAGACAAGAAAGCGGCTTAA
- the CELF3 gene encoding CUGBP Elav-like family member 3 isoform X2 — MKEPDAIKLFVGQIPRHLEEKDLKPIFEQFGRIFELTVIKDKYTGLHKGCAFLTYCARDSALKAQSALHEQKTLPGMNRPIQVKPADSESRGDRKLFVGMLGKQQTDEDVRKMFEPFGTIDECTVLRGPDGTSKGCAFVKFQTHAEAQAAINTLHSSRTLPGASSSLVVKFADTEKERGLRRMQQVATQLGMFSPIALQFGAYSAYTQALMQQQAALVAAHSAYLSPMATMAAVQMQHMAAINANGLIATPITPSSGTSTPPAIAATPVSAIPAALGVNGYSPVPTQPTGQPAPDALYPNGVHPYPAQSPAAPVDPLQQAYAGMQHYTAAYPAAYSLVAPAFPQPPALVAQQPPPPPQQQQQQQQQQQQQQQREGPDGCNIFIYHLPQEFTDSEILQMFVPFGHVISAKVFVDRATNQSKCFGFVSFDNPASAQAAIQAMNGFQIGMKRLKVQLKRPKDANRPY; from the exons ATGAAGGAGCCGGATGCCATCAAGCTGTTTGTGGGGCAGATCCCGAGGCATCTGGAGGAGAAGGACCTGAAGCCCATCTTCGAACAGTTTGGTCGGATCTTTGAGCTGACTGTCATCAAGGACAAGTACACCGGGCTGCACAAGG GATGTGCCTTCCTGACATACTGTGCCCGGGATTCAGCCCTGAAGGCCCAGAGCGCCCTGCACGAACAGAAGACGCTTCCAGGG aTGAACAGGCCGATCCAGGTCAAGCCAGCCGACAGCGAGAGCCGAGGAG ACCGGAAGCTCTTTGTGGGGATGCTAGGGAAGCAGCAGACAGATGAGGACGTCCGCAAGATGTTTGAGCCCTTCGGGACCATCGACGAGTGCACTGTGCTCCGGGGGCCAGATGGCACCAGCAAAG GCTGCGCCTTCGTGAAGTTCCAGACCCACGCCGAGGCCCAGGCAGCCATCAACACCCTTCACAGCAGCCGGACCCTGCCA GGTGCCTCGTCCAGCCTGGTGGTGAAGTTTGCTGACACCGAGAAGGAGCGAGGTCTTCGCCGCATGCAGCAGGTGGCCACCCAGCTGGGCATGTTCAGCCCCATCGCCCTCCAGTTTGGAGCCTACAGCGCCTACACCCAGGCC ctGATGCAGCAGCAGGCGGCCCTGGTAGCGGCTCACAGTGCCTACCTCAGCCCCATGGCCACCATGGCTGCCGTGCAGATGCAGCACATGGCTGCCATCAATGCCAATGGCCTCATCGCCACCCCCATCACCCCATCCTCAG GAACCAGCACCCCTCCTGCCATCGCTGCCACGCCTGTCTCTGCCATTCCGGCTGCCCTGGGCGTCAACGGCTACAGCCCGGTGCCCACCCAGCCCACTGGGCAGCCTGCCCCTGATGCTCTGTATCCCAACGGGGTTCACCCCTACCCAG CCCAGAGCCCTGCGGCCCCCGTGGACCCCCTGCAGCAGGCCTACGCGGGGATGCAGCACTACACAG CAGCCTACCCAGCAGCCTACAGCCTGGTTGCACCTGCGTTCCCGCAGCCTCCAGCCCTGGTCGCCCAGCAGCCCCCACCACCGcctcaacagcagcagcagcagcagcagcagcagcaacagcagcagcaaagagAAG GCCCTGATGGCTGCAACATCTTCATCTACCACCTGCCCCAGGAGTTCACTGACTCAGAGATCCTCCAGATGTTTGTCCCCTTTGGCCATGTCATCTCAGCCAAAGTCTTTGTTGACCGGGCCACCAATCAAAGCAAATGTTTTG GCTTTGTGAGTTTCGACAAT
- the CELF3 gene encoding CUGBP Elav-like family member 3 isoform X1, with protein sequence MKEPDAIKLFVGQIPRHLEEKDLKPIFEQFGRIFELTVIKDKYTGLHKGCAFLTYCARDSALKAQSALHEQKTLPGMNRPIQVKPADSESRGEDRKLFVGMLGKQQTDEDVRKMFEPFGTIDECTVLRGPDGTSKGCAFVKFQTHAEAQAAINTLHSSRTLPGASSSLVVKFADTEKERGLRRMQQVATQLGMFSPIALQFGAYSAYTQALMQQQAALVAAHSAYLSPMATMAAVQMQHMAAINANGLIATPITPSSGTSTPPAIAATPVSAIPAALGVNGYSPVPTQPTGQPAPDALYPNGVHPYPAQSPAAPVDPLQQAYAGMQHYTAAYPAAYSLVAPAFPQPPALVAQQPPPPPQQQQQQQQQQQQQQQREGPDGCNIFIYHLPQEFTDSEILQMFVPFGHVISAKVFVDRATNQSKCFGFVSFDNPASAQAAIQAMNGFQIGMKRLKVQLKRPKDANRPY encoded by the exons ATGAAGGAGCCGGATGCCATCAAGCTGTTTGTGGGGCAGATCCCGAGGCATCTGGAGGAGAAGGACCTGAAGCCCATCTTCGAACAGTTTGGTCGGATCTTTGAGCTGACTGTCATCAAGGACAAGTACACCGGGCTGCACAAGG GATGTGCCTTCCTGACATACTGTGCCCGGGATTCAGCCCTGAAGGCCCAGAGCGCCCTGCACGAACAGAAGACGCTTCCAGGG aTGAACAGGCCGATCCAGGTCAAGCCAGCCGACAGCGAGAGCCGAGGAG AAGACCGGAAGCTCTTTGTGGGGATGCTAGGGAAGCAGCAGACAGATGAGGACGTCCGCAAGATGTTTGAGCCCTTCGGGACCATCGACGAGTGCACTGTGCTCCGGGGGCCAGATGGCACCAGCAAAG GCTGCGCCTTCGTGAAGTTCCAGACCCACGCCGAGGCCCAGGCAGCCATCAACACCCTTCACAGCAGCCGGACCCTGCCA GGTGCCTCGTCCAGCCTGGTGGTGAAGTTTGCTGACACCGAGAAGGAGCGAGGTCTTCGCCGCATGCAGCAGGTGGCCACCCAGCTGGGCATGTTCAGCCCCATCGCCCTCCAGTTTGGAGCCTACAGCGCCTACACCCAGGCC ctGATGCAGCAGCAGGCGGCCCTGGTAGCGGCTCACAGTGCCTACCTCAGCCCCATGGCCACCATGGCTGCCGTGCAGATGCAGCACATGGCTGCCATCAATGCCAATGGCCTCATCGCCACCCCCATCACCCCATCCTCAG GAACCAGCACCCCTCCTGCCATCGCTGCCACGCCTGTCTCTGCCATTCCGGCTGCCCTGGGCGTCAACGGCTACAGCCCGGTGCCCACCCAGCCCACTGGGCAGCCTGCCCCTGATGCTCTGTATCCCAACGGGGTTCACCCCTACCCAG CCCAGAGCCCTGCGGCCCCCGTGGACCCCCTGCAGCAGGCCTACGCGGGGATGCAGCACTACACAG CAGCCTACCCAGCAGCCTACAGCCTGGTTGCACCTGCGTTCCCGCAGCCTCCAGCCCTGGTCGCCCAGCAGCCCCCACCACCGcctcaacagcagcagcagcagcagcagcagcagcaacagcagcagcaaagagAAG GCCCTGATGGCTGCAACATCTTCATCTACCACCTGCCCCAGGAGTTCACTGACTCAGAGATCCTCCAGATGTTTGTCCCCTTTGGCCATGTCATCTCAGCCAAAGTCTTTGTTGACCGGGCCACCAATCAAAGCAAATGTTTTG GCTTTGTGAGTTTCGACAAT
- the CELF3 gene encoding CUGBP Elav-like family member 3 isoform X3: MKEPDAIKLFVGQIPRHLEEKDLKPIFEQFGRIFELTVIKDKYTGLHKGCAFLTYCARDSALKAQSALHEQKTLPGMNRPIQVKPADSESRGEDRKLFVGMLGKQQTDEDVRKMFEPFGTIDECTVLRGPDGTSKGCAFVKFQTHAEAQAAINTLHSSRTLPGASSSLVVKFADTEKERGLRRMQQVATQLGMFSPIALQFGAYSAYTQALMQQQAALVAAHSAYLSPMATMAAVQMQHMAAINANGLIATPITPSSGTSTPPAIAATPVSAIPAALGVNGYSPVPTQPTGQPAPDALYPNGVHPYPAQSPAAPVDPLQQAYAGMQHYTAYPAAYSLVAPAFPQPPALVAQQPPPPPQQQQQQQQQQQQQQQREGPDGCNIFIYHLPQEFTDSEILQMFVPFGHVISAKVFVDRATNQSKCFGFVSFDNPASAQAAIQAMNGFQIGMKRLKVQLKRPKDANRPY; the protein is encoded by the exons ATGAAGGAGCCGGATGCCATCAAGCTGTTTGTGGGGCAGATCCCGAGGCATCTGGAGGAGAAGGACCTGAAGCCCATCTTCGAACAGTTTGGTCGGATCTTTGAGCTGACTGTCATCAAGGACAAGTACACCGGGCTGCACAAGG GATGTGCCTTCCTGACATACTGTGCCCGGGATTCAGCCCTGAAGGCCCAGAGCGCCCTGCACGAACAGAAGACGCTTCCAGGG aTGAACAGGCCGATCCAGGTCAAGCCAGCCGACAGCGAGAGCCGAGGAG AAGACCGGAAGCTCTTTGTGGGGATGCTAGGGAAGCAGCAGACAGATGAGGACGTCCGCAAGATGTTTGAGCCCTTCGGGACCATCGACGAGTGCACTGTGCTCCGGGGGCCAGATGGCACCAGCAAAG GCTGCGCCTTCGTGAAGTTCCAGACCCACGCCGAGGCCCAGGCAGCCATCAACACCCTTCACAGCAGCCGGACCCTGCCA GGTGCCTCGTCCAGCCTGGTGGTGAAGTTTGCTGACACCGAGAAGGAGCGAGGTCTTCGCCGCATGCAGCAGGTGGCCACCCAGCTGGGCATGTTCAGCCCCATCGCCCTCCAGTTTGGAGCCTACAGCGCCTACACCCAGGCC ctGATGCAGCAGCAGGCGGCCCTGGTAGCGGCTCACAGTGCCTACCTCAGCCCCATGGCCACCATGGCTGCCGTGCAGATGCAGCACATGGCTGCCATCAATGCCAATGGCCTCATCGCCACCCCCATCACCCCATCCTCAG GAACCAGCACCCCTCCTGCCATCGCTGCCACGCCTGTCTCTGCCATTCCGGCTGCCCTGGGCGTCAACGGCTACAGCCCGGTGCCCACCCAGCCCACTGGGCAGCCTGCCCCTGATGCTCTGTATCCCAACGGGGTTCACCCCTACCCAG CCCAGAGCCCTGCGGCCCCCGTGGACCCCCTGCAGCAGGCCTACGCGGGGATGCAGCACTACACAG CCTACCCAGCAGCCTACAGCCTGGTTGCACCTGCGTTCCCGCAGCCTCCAGCCCTGGTCGCCCAGCAGCCCCCACCACCGcctcaacagcagcagcagcagcagcagcagcagcaacagcagcagcaaagagAAG GCCCTGATGGCTGCAACATCTTCATCTACCACCTGCCCCAGGAGTTCACTGACTCAGAGATCCTCCAGATGTTTGTCCCCTTTGGCCATGTCATCTCAGCCAAAGTCTTTGTTGACCGGGCCACCAATCAAAGCAAATGTTTTG GCTTTGTGAGTTTCGACAAT
- the CELF3 gene encoding CUGBP Elav-like family member 3 isoform X6, whose translation MNRPIQVKPADSESRGDRKLFVGMLGKQQTDEDVRKMFEPFGTIDECTVLRGPDGTSKGCAFVKFQTHAEAQAAINTLHSSRTLPGASSSLVVKFADTEKERGLRRMQQVATQLGMFSPIALQFGAYSAYTQALMQQQAALVAAHSAYLSPMATMAAVQMQHMAAINANGLIATPITPSSGTSTPPAIAATPVSAIPAALGVNGYSPVPTQPTGQPAPDALYPNGVHPYPAQSPAAPVDPLQQAYAGMQHYTAYPAAYSLVAPAFPQPPALVAQQPPPPPQQQQQQQQQQQQQQQREGPDGCNIFIYHLPQEFTDSEILQMFVPFGHVISAKVFVDRATNQSKCFGFVSFDNPASAQAAIQAMNGFQIGMKRLKVQLKRPKDANRPY comes from the exons aTGAACAGGCCGATCCAGGTCAAGCCAGCCGACAGCGAGAGCCGAGGAG ACCGGAAGCTCTTTGTGGGGATGCTAGGGAAGCAGCAGACAGATGAGGACGTCCGCAAGATGTTTGAGCCCTTCGGGACCATCGACGAGTGCACTGTGCTCCGGGGGCCAGATGGCACCAGCAAAG GCTGCGCCTTCGTGAAGTTCCAGACCCACGCCGAGGCCCAGGCAGCCATCAACACCCTTCACAGCAGCCGGACCCTGCCA GGTGCCTCGTCCAGCCTGGTGGTGAAGTTTGCTGACACCGAGAAGGAGCGAGGTCTTCGCCGCATGCAGCAGGTGGCCACCCAGCTGGGCATGTTCAGCCCCATCGCCCTCCAGTTTGGAGCCTACAGCGCCTACACCCAGGCC ctGATGCAGCAGCAGGCGGCCCTGGTAGCGGCTCACAGTGCCTACCTCAGCCCCATGGCCACCATGGCTGCCGTGCAGATGCAGCACATGGCTGCCATCAATGCCAATGGCCTCATCGCCACCCCCATCACCCCATCCTCAG GAACCAGCACCCCTCCTGCCATCGCTGCCACGCCTGTCTCTGCCATTCCGGCTGCCCTGGGCGTCAACGGCTACAGCCCGGTGCCCACCCAGCCCACTGGGCAGCCTGCCCCTGATGCTCTGTATCCCAACGGGGTTCACCCCTACCCAG CCCAGAGCCCTGCGGCCCCCGTGGACCCCCTGCAGCAGGCCTACGCGGGGATGCAGCACTACACAG CCTACCCAGCAGCCTACAGCCTGGTTGCACCTGCGTTCCCGCAGCCTCCAGCCCTGGTCGCCCAGCAGCCCCCACCACCGcctcaacagcagcagcagcagcagcagcagcagcaacagcagcagcaaagagAAG GCCCTGATGGCTGCAACATCTTCATCTACCACCTGCCCCAGGAGTTCACTGACTCAGAGATCCTCCAGATGTTTGTCCCCTTTGGCCATGTCATCTCAGCCAAAGTCTTTGTTGACCGGGCCACCAATCAAAGCAAATGTTTTG GCTTTGTGAGTTTCGACAAT
- the CELF3 gene encoding CUGBP Elav-like family member 3 isoform X4, whose product MNRPIQVKPADSESRGEDRKLFVGMLGKQQTDEDVRKMFEPFGTIDECTVLRGPDGTSKGCAFVKFQTHAEAQAAINTLHSSRTLPGASSSLVVKFADTEKERGLRRMQQVATQLGMFSPIALQFGAYSAYTQALMQQQAALVAAHSAYLSPMATMAAVQMQHMAAINANGLIATPITPSSGTSTPPAIAATPVSAIPAALGVNGYSPVPTQPTGQPAPDALYPNGVHPYPAQSPAAPVDPLQQAYAGMQHYTAAYPAAYSLVAPAFPQPPALVAQQPPPPPQQQQQQQQQQQQQQQREGPDGCNIFIYHLPQEFTDSEILQMFVPFGHVISAKVFVDRATNQSKCFGFVSFDNPASAQAAIQAMNGFQIGMKRLKVQLKRPKDANRPY is encoded by the exons aTGAACAGGCCGATCCAGGTCAAGCCAGCCGACAGCGAGAGCCGAGGAG AAGACCGGAAGCTCTTTGTGGGGATGCTAGGGAAGCAGCAGACAGATGAGGACGTCCGCAAGATGTTTGAGCCCTTCGGGACCATCGACGAGTGCACTGTGCTCCGGGGGCCAGATGGCACCAGCAAAG GCTGCGCCTTCGTGAAGTTCCAGACCCACGCCGAGGCCCAGGCAGCCATCAACACCCTTCACAGCAGCCGGACCCTGCCA GGTGCCTCGTCCAGCCTGGTGGTGAAGTTTGCTGACACCGAGAAGGAGCGAGGTCTTCGCCGCATGCAGCAGGTGGCCACCCAGCTGGGCATGTTCAGCCCCATCGCCCTCCAGTTTGGAGCCTACAGCGCCTACACCCAGGCC ctGATGCAGCAGCAGGCGGCCCTGGTAGCGGCTCACAGTGCCTACCTCAGCCCCATGGCCACCATGGCTGCCGTGCAGATGCAGCACATGGCTGCCATCAATGCCAATGGCCTCATCGCCACCCCCATCACCCCATCCTCAG GAACCAGCACCCCTCCTGCCATCGCTGCCACGCCTGTCTCTGCCATTCCGGCTGCCCTGGGCGTCAACGGCTACAGCCCGGTGCCCACCCAGCCCACTGGGCAGCCTGCCCCTGATGCTCTGTATCCCAACGGGGTTCACCCCTACCCAG CCCAGAGCCCTGCGGCCCCCGTGGACCCCCTGCAGCAGGCCTACGCGGGGATGCAGCACTACACAG CAGCCTACCCAGCAGCCTACAGCCTGGTTGCACCTGCGTTCCCGCAGCCTCCAGCCCTGGTCGCCCAGCAGCCCCCACCACCGcctcaacagcagcagcagcagcagcagcagcagcaacagcagcagcaaagagAAG GCCCTGATGGCTGCAACATCTTCATCTACCACCTGCCCCAGGAGTTCACTGACTCAGAGATCCTCCAGATGTTTGTCCCCTTTGGCCATGTCATCTCAGCCAAAGTCTTTGTTGACCGGGCCACCAATCAAAGCAAATGTTTTG GCTTTGTGAGTTTCGACAAT
- the CELF3 gene encoding CUGBP Elav-like family member 3 isoform X5 has product MNRPIQVKPADSESRGDRKLFVGMLGKQQTDEDVRKMFEPFGTIDECTVLRGPDGTSKGCAFVKFQTHAEAQAAINTLHSSRTLPGASSSLVVKFADTEKERGLRRMQQVATQLGMFSPIALQFGAYSAYTQALMQQQAALVAAHSAYLSPMATMAAVQMQHMAAINANGLIATPITPSSGTSTPPAIAATPVSAIPAALGVNGYSPVPTQPTGQPAPDALYPNGVHPYPAQSPAAPVDPLQQAYAGMQHYTAAYPAAYSLVAPAFPQPPALVAQQPPPPPQQQQQQQQQQQQQQQREGPDGCNIFIYHLPQEFTDSEILQMFVPFGHVISAKVFVDRATNQSKCFGFVSFDNPASAQAAIQAMNGFQIGMKRLKVQLKRPKDANRPY; this is encoded by the exons aTGAACAGGCCGATCCAGGTCAAGCCAGCCGACAGCGAGAGCCGAGGAG ACCGGAAGCTCTTTGTGGGGATGCTAGGGAAGCAGCAGACAGATGAGGACGTCCGCAAGATGTTTGAGCCCTTCGGGACCATCGACGAGTGCACTGTGCTCCGGGGGCCAGATGGCACCAGCAAAG GCTGCGCCTTCGTGAAGTTCCAGACCCACGCCGAGGCCCAGGCAGCCATCAACACCCTTCACAGCAGCCGGACCCTGCCA GGTGCCTCGTCCAGCCTGGTGGTGAAGTTTGCTGACACCGAGAAGGAGCGAGGTCTTCGCCGCATGCAGCAGGTGGCCACCCAGCTGGGCATGTTCAGCCCCATCGCCCTCCAGTTTGGAGCCTACAGCGCCTACACCCAGGCC ctGATGCAGCAGCAGGCGGCCCTGGTAGCGGCTCACAGTGCCTACCTCAGCCCCATGGCCACCATGGCTGCCGTGCAGATGCAGCACATGGCTGCCATCAATGCCAATGGCCTCATCGCCACCCCCATCACCCCATCCTCAG GAACCAGCACCCCTCCTGCCATCGCTGCCACGCCTGTCTCTGCCATTCCGGCTGCCCTGGGCGTCAACGGCTACAGCCCGGTGCCCACCCAGCCCACTGGGCAGCCTGCCCCTGATGCTCTGTATCCCAACGGGGTTCACCCCTACCCAG CCCAGAGCCCTGCGGCCCCCGTGGACCCCCTGCAGCAGGCCTACGCGGGGATGCAGCACTACACAG CAGCCTACCCAGCAGCCTACAGCCTGGTTGCACCTGCGTTCCCGCAGCCTCCAGCCCTGGTCGCCCAGCAGCCCCCACCACCGcctcaacagcagcagcagcagcagcagcagcagcaacagcagcagcaaagagAAG GCCCTGATGGCTGCAACATCTTCATCTACCACCTGCCCCAGGAGTTCACTGACTCAGAGATCCTCCAGATGTTTGTCCCCTTTGGCCATGTCATCTCAGCCAAAGTCTTTGTTGACCGGGCCACCAATCAAAGCAAATGTTTTG GCTTTGTGAGTTTCGACAAT